CAGAACACCTCGACGCCGGTGCCGTCCACGTCGATCGTGCAGTTCCCCCGGAACTTCCACCGCAGCCTCCTCACCCTCACTACGTCCCGGTCGTCGATCCTTATAACGAGGCACGGATCGGACAGAGAGCCACCTCCCGGGTCGCACTCGATCACGACGCTGTGTGCCTGGCCCTTGTCCCGGAACTGAGCCCTCGTGCAGTAGCTTTTCTTCCCCAACATGTTTTCCCGCTTCGCCACGAGTACTGCGCTGTCACGCGCCCAGCCCAGGCCGGCAAGCTTCTTGTGGGCCTCCCTCTCCATGTCCCCAAGGAGTAGGACCACATCACGGTCATCCTTGACCGCGACGTAATAATCCTGGACGGGTTCAGGGGCAGCGCCGAACTTCGCGTTCGAGAGGTCCCAGTGAACGTCGAGAGTGGAGGAATCCAATGATGATAATGGGGCTTTCCGGCAACCTCTATGCTTGGAGATGAGGAGCCAGGGCTTGATTTCGACCCGGCAGAGGGAGCGAGACGAGTTGGGGTGGTCGCCCCCGTCGTCGACGAGGATCGAGACGGTGAGGCCTTGGCCCATGAGGGTCTTGGTCCAGGTCACGGTGATGAGGCAAGGGCAGCCGCGTATCTTGGACTTGTAGATGCAGGTGACCGAGTTCTGGGGGCTGTTCCTCGCCAAGGACGCCGACGAGTCGGCGATCTGGACGCCGCTTTCGCCGAAGCAGGACGGGAAGTCTCTCATCATGTCCGCCGCGGGACGATGATCGGTTGATTGGTTTTAGGGATGGTAGGTTCTGTCGTGTGTTTGAAAGAGAGAGCTATTGGAGACCCATCAAGAAATGGTGCATGGAAAGATCAGCTCGttctttctttggttttatGAGCAAGActtggggagggagggagggagaggagagagagagagagagagagagagattcgtttACGCGAGATTGTGTGTGTTTTGATCATCCGGGAGGAGAGAAATTTAGGGGAAATATATATTATTCTAATCAAGGTTTCCTAAGATTGGGGAATAACTTTGAGAGTAAATATTATACCAAATGGCCCACTATTATATGATTCATTGATGGAATCGTTACGAGATTAATACGGTAGACAAAGTGAATCGCGACTAAAAAAGTAATCACGATAAGACTATCCTCCTCGATGAGATTTCATATTGTGATTGGATTAGATTACTagaataacttttttttggagatgtggaaagagaaaaggcGAGGGATCCGGAGTGCACATGGAATGGCAACTTGGGGGTCATGGCTGGACAGGGGTGGCCTGATGATGTTGCCGTGTGTTTGCGTGGCCATGTGAGTGTCCCCACCCAGTCGCTTGAGCTCAAAGCCATGTCTTTCTCGGGACAGCATGACCACGTCGTATAGTGCCAAGTAGGGCAAGGCAATCGGTTGTTCGTAGGGCCGTAGGAACAATACCATCTCGTATTATTAATTACGTGGGCCCCATTGCAAAGGCGAGTCTTGCATGGATTCACATGCACTCTTAACCATAAATTGCGCGGAATGGACCATATTAGATCAATGTAATTGGTCACATGTTGAACTCGTGTCGAGATAAGTATTTGTCTATGACAAGATTCATATAATCAATAGTTGAGATGAACTCtatctattttatttaattgGTAGATGTTGATGAGAGGATTCATCACTCAACCCTTTTTCTCTGTGGTTTCTTACATCTTTTTGCCGCCAATCAAGCAAATTTCCTgctcctttttgctttttggtcaGACAGCTAATCGACTCGTCCATCCGCAACGACAAGACTAACGCAGTTACGTGGAGGTCATCTCCTCTTTTCCCTctatttttagaaagaaaacagTTTTTGTTCTGTAGTGATGTACTAGCGTAAATCACACATTAGGGTTTCCCCTTTCTGGAAAGCGCGTTTTGCATGGATAATGATGATGGTATGGAGATCTTGCATTAGTTTGGATCGAACATGGAACGTCTTATCCGCCATCGAACGCACGTCTCCATTCCAAGAACGTGCAACATTAAATGAACGAGAATGAGTCGTTGAGGCGATAATGCATGTCTCCACTTCTCTTGATCTGTCATACTTGAACAAGTCCTTGAACCGCTGATGGACTGACCTTCAATGCTTGTAATTTTTCAAGATAGTTCGATTCATCCTTGAACATACCCAGCATTGATGGAATGCGTGAGATTGTAATAATGCATATTAGACCttattttcaaaaccctaatatACAGTCCTTGACCTTCCCAAAAAACCCATTTCTCTTTCTACCTCATTTGATGTTTTTCACTGTGGGTTGGTGACTGACCATGATTAGATGTGTGAGAAGTAATGATTTGGCTGCAAAGAAAATTGGTTTCAATCAGTCAAGGCCAGTGTACACAATCATCATCTCAATGCACCAGCAAGAAAAAGATTTATTCTCTAGTACGTAAGcattgtgtgtgtgtgggtgtgtgtgtgtctgagagagagagagagagagagagagagagagagatgtgatgATTTCTAGAGCCCTGATGTCAATCGCACTAATCAGGAGAATCATGAAACTGGGCCTGGCTTGACCCCTTTCCCGCGGGCATAGGCAATGAGTTCAAAGCATTCGTTCAACACCACTTTGTCCCGTCTCCATACAGGACAAGCATAGGATCATGTGCCCATTCAcaaaataaacttaaaaaagGTGAGATATCATGAACCGGCAAAAGGGAAAGGTAAAAAgattattgttcttttctaaCGCATGCACCGGAGGACATCATGTGATCTCAATAGTCTTGTCTCTTTCCACCACTCCAAGACTTCATAATCACAGGGTTAATAGCCAAGAAGAATGTTATAGACAAGCACCAAGTAGGGTGATCGGTTTCCGATCCAATCCATTTCCACCTAGGAACCGGGAACAGGATTGGGAGAACCAGTTCCCAATTTTTGAGTCCGAGAATTGGACCGGACCAACCTAGATTAAAATAAACCGGACTAACCTAGATCTAGTccgatccatggaaccgattttagcaaaaaaaagtaaaaattaagaaaaatacaagaattattattatttttaagaaattaaaaatatatttttatcaggGTCGATTCCATTtccccaaaattgggaacctgACCAAACCACTAGTCCGGTCCGGTTTGGATGGTTCTTAATTTAGACAGTCCGGCATGCTCATCCCAAGCACTGAGAGGATCGGCAATTTAACTaacatttgaatttgatgattcaGTAGAATTCTTTCCAAGTTCAACATAATCATATTAGATATGAGGGTCCTGTTTATAAAAATGTATCTATTTACAGAGGCGTTCTGGCATGATTTTATTGCACGTGAGTTGGACTCGTTCATAACCGTGTCATTTCATAATAAAGGGTGTATGGACAAACGCTTACCCTTCTCGACGGGAGTTCCATGCTGGTTATGGAATGTTTGGTTTTGAAGCATAACCATGTAGTTCACCCGGTAAGTTTATAAACCCAATCACCGTAGCTCCACCGGCATGTCAGAAATCAAGAAGCGTTCTCACATGACACAGAGCGTATGCCCAAGACCCGAGAAATTGCACAGTGCTTTAAATGCTGCGTTTGCACAAAAAGAGAGATAGGGAGATAGGGAGACCCAAATTGAATGATCAACAACGTGATGCGGTCGTCCCTCCAAGCATATGTCCTAATCGCAGGGACCAACCTTGGCACAGCAAGTGAGAGAAACTTGGTTTGGATGTTCTGGCAAGAAGCATGAAAGCCTCCATCGCTCGGTCTTATCTTTTGGGTTTTGAGTCGCTCTGAGTCTTTTGACATGACGTGTTCCTAACGACCCATCAAGTGCTTGTAATCACCGCTGGAAAAGGATGGTCCATTAACGAGGGTCGCAAGGCGCAGTACATGGTCGCTCCAGATACAATACGACCGGTGCACTCCTCTTTAATTTGTGAAAACAACATATATCTGTCGTCACTCCTTGTCTTACCACGCACGGCATGACACAAGTTCGGCCCTAGCGTCGACTCGGCAATTCCCATTAATTGCGAAGAGGGGGATTCGACCGAGGACTTAAATCGTCGTCGGAGAATAGTGTAAGGACAAAGAAAGTATAAGGTCCAAAACAGACAGTACGAGGACCAAAAATGTAGTTTCTCCTTAATTCGATAATAGAAGTTAAGGGTTATATTATCTTCCAACCAACAGATAAatgtgtcaaaatgggttatCAATGAGATGGATTATATGTAGGTTAGTTAAGTTTTAATAAATGGGTTGTTAATGGGTTTGGGTTGTATAAGTTTAATGATACACGGGTTACCCATTTGCAACCCATCGGGTTACCCATTTGCAAcccatttaatttataaatgttATTAATTGTGTTAACCCATTAATGAGATATCATTCTTTTGAGCagttttttataatttttttaaaattccttttttttctttttttcttgtactTTTTCTCCCTACAAAGTCCGGCCGCTAACCCTCGCTAGAcatattttgtgaaataaatggaacCTCAAATTTATCTACTAAATTTGTAATTGTACACAagtgttttaacaatataattttttttttaaatcataacAAACAAATTTTTCTAGGTTTGGTTAAATATGGAAGTGTTTTGGTAATATGAGTTGGGTACAAATTGGAACCGATATGGATTGATAAATTTACATTACaaataaatgggttataaataaatcaatttggaTCAGATCATTTATGACTCGACTCGACCGTTCGACACGTCTAGTTATAGATCATGAGCATTGTCCAAATTAGAGAGGAAAGCATGGCTCCAAAAGTTATGAGTGTCAAGTTAACACACTTAAAAAATTACTAGTGAACATGAAAAGGTATTGTCATAGGtccctaatttgtgattttgtcAAAGATTAATACctttaaaatctcaaattaatacaattataacaattttatttcaaactatttttttcagGGTAAAAGACTTTAAATTAATACACCCGTGACAAATCTACCACAAGCTAATTTTTGGACAtctaaaaacctaaaattagtACATAAATGACAAGTTTACTATCTATTaactttcatcaaattttaccattaaactCGTTGACATGATGACACATGGTGATATGTTATAATGACATGGTAAATCCACGTGAAAATTTATAAGGTTAATgtcatgaaaaatcttaaatttgtcacaggtgtatgTTAAATTTATAACAAGATTACTATTAAAATTTTCACGAATAtactgatttgaaattttttatgatatttacCCTAGGGATTTCCACGTGGAATTGCCACGTCGCCATACTACAACCCATGTGTCATCTAAGTTAGCAAATTTAACCTTTAAATTTGATGGAAGCCGGcaaagaataaatttgttataggtgtaccaatttggaatttttgtagtaaaaaaaattacttttaattaaatttatcacaaatatatcagttatgagttttttatgttcaaaaatttagtttgagataaattttacATGAATGTATtagttttaagtttttaagGATTTTAACTCTTTTGTTAATAAGCTATATTTTCTTCCAATCCTATATGGAAGAATCTTTTTACAGCTGCCCTTTTGATTGGTGAGTCATTGGTCgttcttcaattttattttatttttctaacgAGACATTTCGACTCGTAAAGTTGCAATAATTGTCATTGGGCtcactaaatcaaacccaaaaCTTTTAATCCCGCCAGAGGTGACCCCTCACCAACCATTAAAGCTGGggaaaattatacaaaaatttctaGACCGTTTGCAAATAtatcaattaagtcttaaatatttttttatcaattgagttttataCCTTTGATATTTATGTCGATTTAATCAATCTAAGAAACTAATGACATATTCTATGTGAGCACAATTAATGTTaacgtgataatttttaatagtattatagtatttttcgaattttttactttttttttcttttcctttttttccttcttcttcctccaaattGGTTGTTGGCTAGAGGAGAGAGCCAgcaaatctctccatggctaggcgaggctcaagccaTCATTAGGGGCCACGAGGATGGCCATGCCCAAGTCACTTACTGGGCTAGCAAGGGTCAGGCTTCACTGGTCATGGGCAAGACCTAACCTCGCTAGCTGGGTAGTATTGCCAATGACCTTGATGGCCgtaatgaaaaatagaaaaaaagagaaaaaaatagaaaaattaaaataatcattaaaatttataaaattgtcTGTGTCACCATTAGTTATGCTACGTAGGATAGTTAGGACGTgtataacaaaatttttatttttctattgccagaataaatttaaaatagaaatatgtttagtaacgcaatttaatttttctatttctaaaatagatttatatttcaaaaataaatttggaataaaaatcaaaagttatgatttttaacttttctatttcaaaacaaaaatgaaaaataaaaactcttctcgtTGTTTACTTTCGTCACCGTTTGCTAGGCACTAGATGGCAGTTGCCAAACGACCACCGCCTACCACCAGATGCTCACCATTGATCGCTAGACGCCGAACCGCccataaataaaatttgtattctattattaaacaaattttcattctagaataggaattttagattgttatcaaatgcaattttttgttAGAAACTTATGCAGAGAATACAAatcgagaaatcaatttctagccaaaaattaatttttattttgaaaattttgccaTATGCGCCCTTAGTatccacatcatcaatttttgaccaaaattggctggagaGGCTGATTTGTCACATACTCAACTCTTGCTGTGAAAACACGTACTCCAGGCTTCTGCGATCGGTATAAATCTCGAATTTCTAGCCATAGAGAAGTAATGCCACAAAATTTCGAGAACATAGACGACTGTTGCAAGCTTGAGATCGTGTGTGGGGTAGATTCCTTGATACGGCTTAAACGGTCGCTAAGCATGAGCCACCGTTCTGCCATTCTCCGGGAAAACACACCTGAGCCCTCCATGGGAAACAAACATCACTATAATCAGCAGAATCAAGAGGAACAAAATGAGGGTATACGAGTCGCTGTTTATCATCCGCACCTTAAATCATTTTTGGAGAGGGAAATTGATTAAAGAACGAAACGTCAATTTGCCCAGGCCCCAGGCCCATTAGGCCGTCTGTGGCGCTACCGTCCGGGCATCATCGAGCAACATGAACAAAGAGAATATAGATTGAGCTCAACGCCATACCATCCATCAAGAACCATGATCATAGTTTTCGAGCCCAACTAACAGAACCGCCTCCGGTGGCCTGATAGTTTCCCGTCACCGGTGGTGGGGGGAGACTCGTGACCGGATGAGATCGGCCAGGTGTTTTAAGAGGATCGAATGCCAAAATCATAAAAGGGAAGGGGACATCAAATATTGTTGCCGACTGCTGAACTGTAGCATGAAAAATATCACGTCACTCGCAAAGCTAAATAGCTGTTGCAGCAAATACAGGAGGAACGGGCTAAGGACACAAAATAGTCGGAGACGGTGGGCTTACACGTTGGTTGATTATTTCCTTCCATACTAGCCAAAAACAAGAACTAgccaaaagaaatatattatgaCAATCTAGTGAA
This region of Eucalyptus grandis isolate ANBG69807.140 chromosome 8, ASM1654582v1, whole genome shotgun sequence genomic DNA includes:
- the LOC104456989 gene encoding uncharacterized protein LOC104456989 codes for the protein MMRDFPSCFGESGVQIADSSASLARNSPQNSVTCIYKSKIRGCPCLITVTWTKTLMGQGLTVSILVDDGGDHPNSSRSLCRVEIKPWLLISKHRGCRKAPLSSLDSSTLDVHWDLSNAKFGAAPEPVQDYYVAVKDDRDVVLLLGDMEREAHKKLAGLGWARDSAVLVAKRENMLGKKSYCTRAQFRDKGQAHSVVIECDPGGGSLSDPCLVIRIDDRDVVRVRRLRWKFRGNCTIDVDGTGVEVFWDVHNWLFGGDCVGSNYGVFLFQTCPFWAESDNEKFCGSSSSNLSKPSCISSWWSSASPSSSQGIEDDPHHQHQLQLQQGLGFSLILYAWKSE